A region of Shewanella psychromarinicola DNA encodes the following proteins:
- a CDS encoding argininosuccinate synthase, producing MSNAVKKTGVKKVVLAYSGGLDTSAIIPWLKETYDNCEIVAFCADVGQGEEELVGLTEKALASGASECYIVDLKEELVADYIYPTIATGAIYEGTYLLGTSMARPIIAKAQVEVARKVGADAVCHGCTGKGNDQVRFEGCFAALAPDLKVIAPWREWEMRSREDLLDYLAERNIKTAASATKIYSRDANAWHISHEGGELEDPWNEPSKGVWTLTVAPEDAPNEPEYVSLGVKHGRITHVNDEALSPYAALMTLNDIAGKHGVGRIDITENRLVGMKSRGCYETPGGTVMFAGLRAIEELVLDKTSRTWREQIAAQMSHLVYDGRWFTPLCKSLIAASESLAESVNGDVVIKLYKGQATAVKKRSPNSLYSESFATFGEDDVYDQKHAEGFIRLYSLPSRIRALNAK from the coding sequence TCCCGTGGCTAAAAGAAACCTATGATAACTGCGAAATCGTCGCATTCTGTGCCGACGTAGGCCAAGGTGAAGAAGAGTTAGTGGGCTTAACTGAAAAGGCGTTAGCCTCAGGTGCCAGCGAATGTTATATCGTTGACTTAAAAGAAGAGTTGGTGGCAGATTACATTTACCCCACTATCGCAACGGGTGCTATTTACGAAGGTACCTATTTACTCGGCACTTCAATGGCGCGTCCAATCATTGCCAAAGCGCAAGTTGAAGTGGCCCGTAAAGTTGGCGCTGACGCGGTATGCCATGGCTGTACCGGCAAAGGCAATGACCAGGTACGCTTTGAAGGTTGTTTTGCGGCATTAGCACCAGACTTAAAAGTGATTGCGCCTTGGCGTGAGTGGGAAATGCGTAGCCGCGAAGACTTACTGGATTACCTCGCAGAGCGTAATATTAAAACCGCAGCTTCAGCGACTAAAATTTATAGCCGTGATGCAAACGCATGGCATATTTCCCACGAAGGTGGCGAGTTAGAAGATCCGTGGAACGAGCCATCAAAAGGCGTATGGACGTTAACCGTTGCCCCAGAAGATGCGCCAAACGAGCCAGAATATGTGTCGTTAGGCGTTAAACATGGCCGTATTACTCATGTAAACGATGAAGCTTTATCGCCATATGCTGCATTAATGACGTTAAACGACATCGCAGGTAAACACGGTGTAGGTCGTATCGACATTACCGAAAACCGTCTTGTAGGGATGAAATCACGTGGCTGTTACGAAACCCCAGGTGGAACGGTAATGTTTGCCGGTCTTCGTGCCATTGAAGAATTAGTCTTGGACAAAACCAGCCGTACGTGGCGCGAGCAAATTGCCGCCCAAATGTCACACCTAGTGTATGACGGTCGTTGGTTTACACCATTATGTAAATCACTTATTGCTGCATCTGAATCATTAGCCGAATCGGTTAACGGTGATGTGGTCATTAAGCTTTACAAAGGCCAAGCAACGGCTGTTAAAAAACGTTCGCCAAACAGCTTGTATTCAGAATCTTTTGCCACCTTTGGTGAAGATGACGTGTACGATCAAAAACACGCTGAAGGCTTTATTCGTTTATATTCGTTACCAAGCCGTATTCGCGCGCTAAACGCTAAATAG
- a CDS encoding DUF3302 domain-containing protein — protein sequence MFLDYFALGIIFFVVIFIFYGIIAIHDIPYEIAKKRNHPQQDALHIAGWVSLFTLHAIWPFLWIWATLYREDRGWGFSDSRKRELILEGEVKELMNHVTVLTDRLSLLEQRSVVSTPPVSDEHSQEA from the coding sequence ATGTTTTTAGATTATTTTGCGCTAGGGATTATATTTTTTGTAGTGATATTTATTTTTTACGGCATTATTGCGATTCATGATATTCCCTACGAGATTGCGAAAAAACGTAATCATCCACAACAAGATGCACTGCATATTGCCGGTTGGGTAAGCTTATTTACTTTGCATGCCATTTGGCCATTTTTATGGATTTGGGCCACGTTATATCGTGAAGATAGAGGCTGGGGGTTTAGTGATTCGAGAAAGCGAGAATTGATACTTGAGGGTGAAGTTAAAGAGCTAATGAATCATGTCACAGTACTAACAGATCGTTTGTCGCTATTAGAGCAACGTTCTGTCGTCTCGACTCCTCCCGTTTCAGATGAACATTCACAAGAGGCATAA
- the argH gene encoding argininosuccinate lyase: protein MALWGGRFQGETSALFKLFNDSLPVDYRLFEQDVVGSIAWADAIASVGIITAKECIDLKAALNELLVEVGNDPQAIISNGAEDIHSFVEQKLIAKVGDLGKKLHTGRSRNDQVATDLKLWCKKEGAALLVRLGTLHAELVALAEREVDAVMPGYTHLQRAQPITFGHWALAYVEMYERDISRLQDALNRADTCPLGSGALAGTAYPIDRHALASALNFARPTLNSLDSVSDRDHVVELCSAASISMMHLSRMAEDLIFFNSGEANFISLADEVTSGSSLMPQKKNPDALELIRGKTGRVYGSLMGILTTMKALPLAYNKDMQEDKEGLFDVVDSWAICLDMAALVLSGLKVNRPQALVAAQQGYANATELADYLVAKGMPFREAHHVVGEVVVFAIAQQKPIEDLTVAELQPFAKVISDDVYPNLTIEACLEKRDVLGGTAINQVQAAIAAKKA, encoded by the coding sequence ATGGCATTATGGGGCGGAAGATTTCAGGGCGAAACCAGTGCACTTTTCAAATTATTTAATGACTCACTGCCAGTGGATTACCGCTTATTTGAACAAGATGTTGTCGGCTCTATCGCATGGGCAGACGCTATTGCCAGTGTCGGGATTATTACGGCTAAAGAATGTATCGACTTAAAAGCGGCTTTAAATGAACTGCTGGTGGAAGTGGGTAATGATCCACAGGCCATTATCAGCAACGGCGCGGAAGATATTCACAGCTTTGTTGAACAAAAGTTGATTGCCAAAGTCGGTGACTTAGGAAAAAAACTGCATACAGGTCGTTCTCGTAATGACCAAGTCGCGACTGATTTAAAGCTATGGTGTAAAAAAGAAGGTGCAGCTTTGCTGGTACGTTTAGGTACATTGCATGCAGAGTTAGTTGCCCTTGCTGAACGTGAAGTTGATGCGGTTATGCCGGGTTACACCCATTTACAGCGTGCACAGCCGATCACCTTTGGTCATTGGGCGTTAGCCTATGTGGAAATGTATGAGCGTGATATTAGCCGCCTGCAAGATGCGCTTAATCGTGCCGATACCTGCCCATTAGGTTCAGGTGCGTTAGCGGGTACCGCCTATCCGATTGATCGTCATGCGCTCGCATCAGCGTTAAACTTTGCTCGCCCAACCTTAAACAGCTTAGACAGTGTGTCAGATCGCGACCATGTGGTTGAATTATGCAGCGCAGCATCAATCAGCATGATGCATTTAAGCCGCATGGCCGAAGACTTAATTTTCTTCAACTCTGGCGAAGCTAATTTTATCTCATTGGCTGACGAAGTGACCTCTGGCTCGTCATTGATGCCACAAAAGAAAAATCCCGATGCATTAGAGCTTATTCGTGGTAAAACAGGCCGTGTTTATGGCAGTTTAATGGGCATTTTGACCACCATGAAAGCCCTGCCATTGGCGTATAACAAAGATATGCAAGAAGACAAAGAAGGCTTGTTTGATGTGGTCGACAGCTGGGCTATTTGTTTAGATATGGCGGCTTTAGTGTTGTCCGGCTTAAAAGTGAACCGTCCACAAGCGCTGGTGGCCGCACAACAAGGCTATGCTAATGCAACAGAACTAGCTGATTACCTTGTGGCTAAAGGTATGCCGTTCCGTGAAGCACATCACGTGGTGGGTGAAGTGGTGGTATTTGCTATTGCTCAGCAAAAGCCGATTGAAGATCTCACCGTGGCTGAGTTACAGCCGTTTGCCAAGGTGATCAGCGATGACGTGTATCCTAACTTGACTATTGAAGCCTGTTTAGAAAAACGTGACGTATTAGGTGGCACTGCTATTAACCAAGTTCAAGCAGCGATAGCGGCTAAAAAAGCTTAA
- a CDS encoding xanthine dehydrogenase family protein molybdopterin-binding subunit — MSRLPKRGSVGMSRRGFLIAMTAVGVSFGFPRHLMAAMDPASPDGKVLPSEGDIYEPSLWYSIDTAGKIKVNIMRSEMGQHVGTAIARILADELEASWDDIEIIHVDSDPRWGYMVTGGSWSISQSWPVYRQAGAAGRTALIEAAAKKWGLAPQDCKASNGKIISSKGELSYGELVTMGLTREFTEEELKTLPLKPNADLKLVGQQVTSLDIANKTNGKTIFGIDAKVDGMVYANPILPPTRYGSKVVKFDDSAAKAVKGYQQTIVLDDASGSVPGWLMVIASSFNAAQKASKLVKVTWDAGETANVSEADIIAHGKTLLGDQTKGSILDTGNSNTEPVFASASSTIAEEYITSTVLHAQMEPLNALVFKNPDGVWEVHSGTQWQSLTLPVLATALGEDEANIVIRSYMLGGGFGRRLNGDYTIPAALTSKALGGKPVKMVLTRPQDMLFDSARSASVQQLKMAFDDKKIVTAMEHHATAGWPTQALVPGFMPKGTNGEPYDPFSIAGADHWYSVGAQKVRAVSNDLAMATFRPGWLRSVGPGWTNWAVESFMDEAAHHAGKDPLQFRLDMLIAEGRNAGSTPVAEGGAARQAVVLKKAAEMIGWGTPQAKDTALGIASTFGQERDMPTWVSCAVQVHVDKSNGIVNVQKLYIAIDAGIIVDPNGAEAQCQGAALWGLSMALYEGTELLNGQYKDSNFNTYTPLRLGQTPEVKIEFIPGKMPPSGLGEPAVTPVAPAIANAIYNAVGVRLRKIPMKPSELKSALTKV; from the coding sequence ATGAGCAGACTGCCTAAACGTGGATCGGTTGGCATGAGCCGCCGCGGTTTTTTAATTGCCATGACAGCTGTCGGTGTCAGTTTTGGTTTTCCTCGTCACTTGATGGCGGCAATGGATCCTGCCAGCCCAGACGGTAAAGTACTCCCGAGTGAAGGCGATATTTACGAACCTTCATTGTGGTATTCAATCGACACCGCAGGCAAAATTAAAGTCAACATTATGCGCTCAGAAATGGGCCAACATGTCGGCACCGCTATTGCGCGTATTCTTGCTGATGAGCTAGAAGCGTCATGGGATGATATTGAAATTATCCATGTCGACAGTGATCCACGCTGGGGTTACATGGTCACTGGTGGTAGTTGGTCTATTTCGCAAAGTTGGCCGGTATATCGTCAAGCAGGCGCCGCCGGTCGTACTGCGTTAATTGAAGCTGCCGCTAAAAAATGGGGCCTTGCGCCACAAGACTGTAAAGCCAGTAATGGGAAAATTATCTCAAGTAAAGGCGAGCTGTCTTATGGTGAGTTAGTCACCATGGGCTTAACGCGTGAGTTTACTGAAGAAGAACTGAAAACCCTGCCGCTTAAACCCAATGCAGACCTAAAACTGGTCGGGCAGCAAGTGACGTCTCTTGATATCGCCAATAAAACCAACGGTAAAACGATATTTGGTATCGACGCTAAAGTCGATGGCATGGTATACGCCAACCCGATTTTACCTCCGACCCGTTATGGATCTAAAGTGGTTAAGTTTGATGACTCAGCCGCAAAAGCAGTAAAGGGTTATCAGCAAACAATCGTGCTAGACGATGCCAGTGGCAGCGTACCTGGTTGGTTAATGGTAATCGCCAGCAGCTTTAATGCGGCGCAAAAGGCCTCAAAACTGGTTAAGGTTACATGGGATGCGGGTGAAACGGCAAACGTGTCTGAAGCAGATATTATTGCCCATGGTAAAACACTGCTTGGCGATCAAACCAAAGGCAGTATTTTAGACACTGGCAATAGTAACACTGAGCCCGTTTTTGCCAGCGCCAGCAGCACTATTGCCGAAGAATATATCACCAGCACGGTATTGCATGCACAAATGGAACCCCTTAATGCCTTGGTATTTAAAAACCCAGACGGTGTATGGGAAGTGCATTCAGGTACTCAATGGCAGTCACTTACGCTACCCGTACTAGCCACAGCATTAGGCGAAGATGAAGCTAACATTGTTATTCGTAGCTACATGTTAGGTGGCGGCTTTGGCCGTAGACTTAACGGCGATTATACTATTCCGGCCGCATTAACCTCTAAAGCATTAGGCGGGAAACCGGTTAAAATGGTGCTAACGCGCCCACAAGACATGCTATTTGATAGCGCGCGATCAGCTTCAGTACAGCAGCTAAAAATGGCCTTTGACGATAAAAAAATCGTTACCGCCATGGAACATCACGCCACTGCAGGTTGGCCAACCCAAGCATTAGTCCCTGGCTTTATGCCAAAAGGCACCAATGGCGAACCCTATGATCCGTTTTCAATTGCAGGCGCAGACCATTGGTACAGCGTTGGCGCCCAAAAAGTACGGGCAGTATCAAACGATCTTGCCATGGCAACCTTCAGACCGGGTTGGTTACGTTCTGTCGGACCCGGTTGGACTAATTGGGCCGTTGAAAGCTTTATGGATGAAGCCGCCCATCATGCAGGTAAAGATCCATTGCAGTTCCGTTTAGACATGCTGATCGCCGAAGGCCGCAATGCCGGTAGTACGCCGGTTGCCGAAGGCGGCGCTGCGCGCCAAGCCGTAGTATTGAAAAAAGCCGCCGAGATGATTGGTTGGGGCACACCTCAAGCCAAAGATACCGCGCTTGGAATAGCATCAACCTTTGGTCAAGAACGTGATATGCCAACATGGGTATCGTGCGCGGTACAGGTCCATGTCGACAAAAGCAACGGTATTGTCAATGTGCAAAAGCTTTATATCGCCATCGATGCCGGTATTATTGTTGATCCAAATGGCGCAGAAGCGCAGTGTCAAGGTGCAGCATTATGGGGATTATCCATGGCGTTATACGAAGGTACTGAACTGCTTAATGGTCAGTATAAAGATTCAAACTTCAATACCTATACCCCGCTGCGCTTAGGTCAAACTCCTGAAGTTAAAATTGAGTTTATCCCAGGCAAAATGCCACCTTCTGGATTAGGTGAGCCAGCAGTAACCCCTGTAGCCCCAGCTATTGCCAATGCAATCTACAATGCAGTCGGTGTACGTTTACGTAAAATCCCGATGAAGCCTAGCGAGTTGAAAAGTGCACTCACTAAAGTGTAA
- a CDS encoding (2Fe-2S)-binding protein: MAKFILNGKPMTADVESDTPLLWVIRDELNMTGTKFGCGIGTCGACTVHVGGRATRSCITPISSVEGAEITTIEGLSEQGDHPLQISWQKLQVPQCGYCQSGQIMQAAALLKDIPKPSDKDIDAVMGGNLCRCMTYVRIRSAIHEAANATKESNDEQTA, translated from the coding sequence ATGGCAAAATTTATTTTAAACGGCAAGCCGATGACTGCCGATGTAGAGAGTGATACGCCTCTACTGTGGGTAATTCGCGATGAACTCAACATGACCGGCACCAAGTTTGGTTGCGGCATTGGCACTTGTGGTGCCTGCACAGTCCATGTTGGCGGCCGAGCAACACGGTCATGCATTACCCCAATATCGTCAGTTGAAGGGGCCGAAATCACTACGATTGAAGGTCTTTCAGAACAAGGCGACCATCCATTGCAAATTTCTTGGCAAAAGCTGCAAGTGCCACAATGTGGTTACTGCCAGTCGGGCCAAATTATGCAAGCGGCGGCATTATTAAAAGATATTCCAAAGCCTTCAGACAAAGACATTGACGCTGTGATGGGCGGAAATTTATGCCGCTGTATGACCTACGTTCGTATTCGTAGCGCCATTCATGAAGCCGCAAACGCAACCAAGGAGAGCAACGATGAGCAGACTGCCTAA
- a CDS encoding HlyD family secretion protein has protein sequence MDLLLILTYTAFCIAVFKVFKIPLTKWTVPTAILGGIVLIGTLLILMNYNHPYSKFAREYFVTIPIVPAVKGLVIEVNVKPNTPVKEGEVLFKIDPTPYLAMVKQKQAALKEAELQVPQLEAAFQVATARVEQATADKDRSGSAYRRYDDGRKKAGRNSPFTELELDNRRQLYIASLAQLDGALAEELRTRLAYESNIDGVNTKVAGLQAELAKAEYDLQQTVVRAPANGVVTQLALRKGVMAVPLPLRPALTFIPDETRYFAGAFWQNSLLRLKEGDEAEVIIDAMPGQVFKGKVAKILPAMAEGEIQFSGNLQSSNKLFHRGRVVVLIELEDNAIRQSLPAGVAGQVAIYTDHFSHVAVMRKVLLRMQGWLNYLFAEGH, from the coding sequence ATGGACTTACTACTCATACTGACTTATACCGCATTTTGCATCGCAGTTTTTAAAGTATTTAAAATTCCGTTAACTAAATGGACCGTGCCGACGGCCATTCTCGGCGGAATTGTGTTAATTGGTACTTTATTAATTTTAATGAATTACAACCACCCCTATTCGAAATTTGCTCGCGAGTATTTCGTCACTATTCCGATTGTGCCCGCAGTTAAAGGATTGGTTATCGAAGTCAATGTTAAGCCGAACACGCCAGTGAAAGAAGGTGAGGTGTTATTTAAAATTGACCCTACACCTTACCTTGCAATGGTTAAGCAAAAACAAGCAGCGCTAAAAGAAGCTGAGCTGCAAGTGCCGCAGCTTGAAGCCGCATTTCAGGTTGCAACTGCCAGAGTTGAACAAGCCACTGCAGATAAAGATCGTAGCGGATCCGCTTATCGTCGTTATGACGACGGTCGTAAAAAAGCCGGGCGTAATTCACCCTTTACTGAGCTTGAACTCGACAACCGCCGCCAGTTATACATTGCCTCATTAGCGCAACTTGATGGCGCCTTAGCAGAGGAACTGCGGACTCGTTTGGCCTATGAGTCAAATATTGACGGGGTTAATACCAAAGTGGCGGGCCTTCAAGCTGAACTCGCCAAGGCCGAGTATGACTTACAACAAACAGTCGTTAGGGCGCCGGCAAATGGTGTTGTGACGCAGTTGGCGCTGCGAAAAGGTGTTATGGCAGTGCCTTTACCATTACGTCCTGCATTAACCTTTATTCCGGATGAAACCCGATATTTTGCCGGTGCTTTTTGGCAAAACTCACTGTTACGCCTTAAAGAAGGTGATGAGGCTGAGGTGATAATTGATGCCATGCCAGGGCAAGTGTTTAAAGGCAAAGTTGCCAAAATACTGCCCGCAATGGCAGAAGGTGAGATCCAATTTAGTGGTAATTTACAGTCATCAAATAAGTTGTTTCACCGCGGCCGAGTCGTGGTGTTGATTGAGCTAGAAGATAACGCAATAAGGCAATCATTGCCTGCGGGGGTTGCGGGACAAGTGGCTATTTATACCGATCATTTTAGCCATGTTGCGGTCATGCGAAAGGTATTGTTAAGAATGCAGGGCTGGCTCAATTATTTATTTGCCGAAGGCCATTAG